The Streptomyces capitiformicae genome contains the following window.
CCCTTCACCCGCCTGTAGACCCGATAACCGGCGAGGTCGAGTTCCCTGTTCCCCGCCCAGGCCAGCCTCACCCTGCCGGTCGCCTTGTCGTACGTAGCCGACGTGCCGGTCGGGGCGAGAGGTGCGACCTTGTCGACAGCGGCCGAAGTCCGCGGCGAATAGCCGAACTCAACGTGCGCCGAGCCCGTCCAGTGGGCGAAGTCCACGCGCAGGGTGTGCTTGCCGGAGGGGATACTGACGTCGACCGTCTTCTTCCGCGTGGCGGTGACGTTCTTCCACAGGTCGATCTTCCGTACGCCGTCGACGTAGACACGGATGCCGTCCTGGGCGGCGGCCGTGAAGGTGAAGGGGCCGCCGGAGCCGAAGTCCCGGGTGAGGGTCCAGCGAACGCCGAAGTTGTCCTTGGGCACCCCTGAGGCCGGGGCTATGGTCGCCCAGTCTTCGCTGACGGCCGTGTCGCAGTCGGTCTTCTTCGGCGTACCGGAGAAGGAGGTGTTGCCGTAGAACTGCCGCTTGAAGACAGGGGACTTGCACGTGGCTGCCGCGCTGGCCGATGTGGCTGTCACGGCCAACAGGCCGCCTATGGTGCTGAGCACGACGGCACCGGCAACTGCGGCAGTCGTGGCTCTGGCCGGGATCATGGTCTCCTCGGTCGTGGTCGAAGACGACCGGACGAGGGCCGCCGACGATCACGACTCCCGGACGGGGCGAATGGTTGTAGCGGGCCTGACGTACCGCAGGAGGGCGGCGAGGCCGTGGGGACCGGTCGTCAGAATGACACGGGGTTCGTCGCTCTCGCGGAGGCGGATCGTTCCGTCGGGGGTGGTGGCGAGGTAGAGGCAGTTACCTTCGGGGCCGCCGCTGTACGACGATTTTTGCCAGTGCGCTTCGGGCATCCGATGGCCTCCTCAGAGGGTGTAGAGCACATGCTGGACAAGGGCCAGCGAGTCCTTCACTGAGTGTGTTTCGGGGGCCAACGATACGTCGACGGGTGCGAGGGCATTTTTCGCGATGCGGTCGAACAGGGAGCCGTACTCCTCAAGTTGGGGCTGTCCCACCAAGTAGTGGGAGCCCAGGAGCTGTTCGATGACGACGGTGCCCAATCTCGGGTTGGCGGGCACGATATGGGCGAAGTTGCCGGTGAGGGCGGCGTGTGCCTGGGCCGTGAACGGATAGATCTGGATGGTCACGTTCGGCAGCCGTGCCAGCTCGATCAGGTGCAGCAACTGCTCCCGGACGACCTTGATGCTGCCGAACCGCATGTGCAACGCGGACTCGTGGATGACGGCGTGCACAGACGGAGGGTTGTCGCGCGTCAGGATGTGCTGCCGTTC
Protein-coding sequences here:
- a CDS encoding DUF397 domain-containing protein, whose protein sequence is MPEAHWQKSSYSGGPEGNCLYLATTPDGTIRLRESDEPRVILTTGPHGLAALLRYVRPATTIRPVRES
- a CDS encoding fibronectin type III domain-containing protein; protein product: MIPARATTAAVAGAVVLSTIGGLLAVTATSASAAATCKSPVFKRQFYGNTSFSGTPKKTDCDTAVSEDWATIAPASGVPKDNFGVRWTLTRDFGSGGPFTFTAAAQDGIRVYVDGVRKIDLWKNVTATRKKTVDVSIPSGKHTLRVDFAHWTGSAHVEFGYSPRTSAAVDKVAPLAPTGTSATYDKATGRVRLAWAGNRELDLAGYRVYRRVKGDDGWKRLARVTAASYTDSPPATGETYVYEIRAYDKAGNESAGGADRPVTTVDRTAPSAPTGVTATDGQPGVTLSWNPVPGAAHYLLHRRWETDAMDEPVVQVAKVTSAAWLDTTAREHLLYSYWVTAVDAAGNKSAKSEPGLVDRSDHAPSAPPG